One Polaribacter sp. KT25b DNA segment encodes these proteins:
- a CDS encoding tetratricopeptide repeat protein, with protein MKFYLNILILCLMFLSSTKILAQKDSIASQRKARSLVRQGNQLYAKEQYTDASVAYRKALDKSSFYDKASYNLGNALYEDKNFKEAVPQYELSAKTATDKFSKAEAYHNLGNSLMETKNYQGAVDAYKNSLRNNPNDDETRYNLAVAQKMLEKEKQDQKDDKNKDNKDKKDQDKKDKDDQDKKDKDKKEGDDKDKKDDKDKDGEGDKDQDKKQDPKKDDKKDPNEKPKPQKGKMSPEQIKQLLESLNNEEKKTQKKMNAEKAKGAKVKQEKDW; from the coding sequence ATGAAATTTTATTTAAACATACTTATTTTATGCTTGATGTTTTTATCATCAACAAAAATTCTTGCCCAAAAAGACTCTATTGCTTCGCAACGTAAAGCGAGAAGTTTGGTAAGACAAGGAAATCAACTATATGCAAAAGAACAATATACAGATGCTTCTGTTGCGTATAGAAAAGCCTTGGATAAAAGTTCTTTTTATGACAAAGCGAGTTATAATTTAGGAAATGCTTTGTATGAGGACAAAAACTTTAAAGAAGCTGTACCTCAATATGAATTATCAGCAAAAACAGCTACAGACAAGTTTTCTAAGGCAGAAGCTTACCACAATCTTGGCAACTCTTTGATGGAAACTAAAAACTATCAAGGCGCTGTAGATGCTTATAAAAATTCGTTAAGAAACAACCCAAATGATGATGAAACTCGTTATAATTTAGCGGTTGCACAAAAAATGTTAGAGAAAGAAAAGCAAGATCAAAAAGACGACAAAAACAAAGATAATAAAGACAAGAAAGATCAAGATAAAAAGGATAAAGACGATCAAGATAAAAAGGATAAAGACAAGAAAGAAGGTGACGATAAGGATAAAAAGGATGACAAGGATAAAGATGGTGAAGGAGATAAAGATCAAGATAAAAAACAAGATCCTAAAAAAGACGACAAAAAAGATCCTAACGAAAAACCGAAACCTCAAAAAGGAAAAATGTCTCCTGAACAAATTAAGCAATTGTTAGAAAGCTTAAATAACGAAGAAAAAAAGACGCAAAAGAAAATGAATGCAGAAAAAGCTAAAGGAGCTAAAGTAAAACAAGAAAAAGATTGGTAA